In a single window of the Gossypium hirsutum isolate 1008001.06 chromosome A13, Gossypium_hirsutum_v2.1, whole genome shotgun sequence genome:
- the LOC107893594 gene encoding protein tesmin/TSO1-like CXC 3 isoform X3: protein MDTPDKTQITPTSNLSKFEDSPVFKYIDSLSPIELAKSRQTDNGFSSLAFLSPSSLFPSPQITCHRESRFSVKRHHFLEPLNSRVARSGHESNTSEGASKVDEHLGCLNNDSSSKETSSDQLDKQPNLATDLPRTLKYDCRSPDGDFEPCNEILKKTNVEVAGQERSPFQCNRDKWEERQQSFQNERDLRKICGIKQSEESAGPDWVAVLSDVADMLTMNSSIIHANTDGRDWRTTNSGTTSFISNILQFPLDKANNSENAEFGDPSGSCKQSESGEPVMDRMHGILSTCLPDELVVNDSGLKKDDKEGNCNESNHQQFSIRRRCLVFEKSPGFGLHLNSLPNIPKGQSPLSKSTLSSTNRGEVPDDNKGVVTENSYEMPATFGGNEADHNSPEKKRQKFEIVEESVACKRCNCKRSKCLKLYCDCFAAGLYCIEPCSCQDCFNKPIHENVVLETRRQIESRNPLAFAPKVIRTTNGVSDSMGEINKTPASARHKRGCNCKRSSCLKKYCECFQAGVGCSLSCRCEGCKNSFGRKEGGCESESDGDNLEACEKNASEKSSHDTVISNGQEHLDLSVPSPDISRDLNCGCGRVFGRVAFVAVADITDAIAVTVGIAIVIFFKFAQLIVKHSNYNYNYKNSLLMILECFLALINLY from the exons atggataCACCAGATAAAACCCAGATCACTCCAACTTCTAATCTTTCCAAATTTGAg GATTCACCTGTCTTTAAGTACATTGACAGCCTTTCACCTATTGAGCTAGCCAAGTCCAGGCAAACAGATAATGGTTTCAGTTCACTAGCTTTTTTGTCCCCTTCATCTTTGTTTCCTTCCCCACAGATCACTTGCCATAGGGAATCCAGGTTTTCGGTTAAAAG GCATCATTTCTTGGAACCTTTGAACTCTAGAGTCGCTCGGAGTGGTCATGAATCTAATACTAGTGAGGGAGCTTCAAAAGTTGATGAACATTTGGGATGTCTCAATAATGATAGTTCATCCAAAGAAACTAGCAGTGATCAACTTGATAAGCAACCAAATCTAGCAACAGACTTGCCAAGAACTTTAAAATATGATTGTCGGAGTCCTGATGGTGACTTTGAGCCTTGTAATGAGATATTGAAAAAAACAAATGTGGAAGTGGCAGGACAAGAAAGATCTCCTTTCCAATGCAATAGGGATAAATGGGAAGAGAGGCAGCAGTCATTTCAAAATGAAAGAGATTTGCGTAAAATATGTGGAATTAAGCAGAGTGAAGAATCAGCAGGGCCTGACTGGGTAGCAGTTCTTTCTGATGTTGCTGATATGTTGACAATGAATTCATCTATAATACATGCAAATACTGATGGGCGGGACTGGAGAACAACAAACTCTGGGACAACCTCTTTTATATCAAATATCCTGCAGTTCCCACTAGATAAAGCCAATAATTCAGAAAATGCGGAATTTGGTGATCCTAGTGGTTCTTGCAAACAAAGTGAATCTGGAGAGCCAGTGATGGATCGGATGCACGGCATCCTGTCTACTTGTCTACCAGATGAACTAGTAGTCAATGATTCAGGTTTGAAAAAGGATGACAAGGAGGGGAACTGCAACGAGTCCAACCATCAG CAGTTCAGCATACGTCGGCGCTGTTTGGTATTTGAGAAGTCACCTGGTTTTGGTTTACACTTGAATTCTCTACCAAACATCCCAAAAG GTCAAAGTCCTCTTAGTAAATCAACTCTAAGCTCTACGAACAGGGGTGAGGTTCCTGATGACAACAAAGGTGTGGTTACAGAAAATTCTTATGAGATGCCTGCTACTTTTGGTGGCAATGAGGCTGATCATAATAGTCCTGAGAAGAAGAG GCAAAAGTTTGAAATTGTCGAGGAGAGTGTGGCATGCAAGCGATGTAACTGTAAGAGATCAAAATGCTTGAAGCT TTATTGTGATTGCTTTGCTGCTGGTCTGTATTGTATTGAGCCTTGTTCATGTCAAGATTGCTTCAACAAGCCAATTCATGAAAACGTGGTTTTAGAGACTCGCAGGCAGATTGAATCTCGCAATCCACTAGCATTTGCACCCAAAGTGATTAGAACCACAAATGGTGTTTCAGACTCCATG GGTGAAATTAACAAAACTCCGGCTTCAGCCAGGCATAAAAGAGGATGCAATTGTAAAAGATCAAGTTGCTTAAAGAAATACTGCGAGTGTTTTCAG GCTGGCGTTGGATGCTCCCTCAGCTGTAGATGTGAAGGTTGTAAAAATAGTTTTGGTCGGAAAGAAG GAGGTTGTGAATCTGAATCTGATGGGGACAACTTAGAGGCGTGCGAAAAAAATGCATCAGAGAAAAGCTCACACGACACTGTAATCAGTAACGGTCAAGAGCATCTAGACCTTTCAGTGCCTTCTCCTGATATTTCAAG ggatttaaattgcggttgcggtcgcgttttcggtcgcgTCGCGTTTGTCGCGGTCGCGGACATAACGGACGCTATTGCGGTCACTGTGGGTATCGCGATCGTGATTTTTTTCAAATTCGCACAACTTATTGTAAAAcatagtaattataattataattataaaaattcacttttaatgattttagAATGTTTTCTAGCACTTATAAATctttattaa